In the genome of Longimicrobium sp., one region contains:
- the cysK gene encoding cysteine synthase A, translated as MPRNRIYRDVTETVGDTPLVQLNRLAAGLPGRVVVKHEGYNPFNSVKDRIGAAMIDDAVERGELRPGMVIVEPTSGNTGIGLAYVAAVRGYRCIFTMPETMTVERRNLLRALGCRVVLTEGPKGMKGAIARAEEILGRLGGRAWMPRQFDNPANPRIHYRTTGPEIWADTEGKVDVFVSGIGTGGTITGAGRFLREQKPSIRIVAVEPNESPVLSGGEPSPHKQAGIGAGFVPGLLDTSIYDEIVRVTNEDAIATARRLAREEAIFAGISSGSITWAALQVASRPEMEGKLIVSVICDFGERYLSNPVYTELEDPDWSDVEEALAAEPVPA; from the coding sequence ATGCCCCGCAACCGCATCTACCGCGACGTCACCGAGACGGTCGGCGACACGCCGCTCGTCCAGCTCAACCGCCTGGCCGCCGGGCTCCCCGGGCGCGTGGTGGTCAAGCACGAGGGCTACAACCCCTTCAACTCGGTGAAGGACCGCATCGGCGCCGCCATGATCGACGACGCCGTCGAGCGCGGCGAGCTGCGCCCCGGGATGGTGATCGTGGAGCCCACCAGCGGCAACACGGGGATCGGGCTGGCGTACGTGGCGGCGGTGCGGGGCTACCGCTGCATCTTCACCATGCCCGAGACCATGACGGTGGAGCGCCGCAACCTGCTGCGCGCGCTCGGCTGCAGGGTGGTGCTCACCGAGGGGCCGAAGGGGATGAAGGGCGCCATCGCCCGCGCCGAGGAGATCCTGGGCAGGCTGGGCGGCCGGGCGTGGATGCCGCGCCAGTTCGACAACCCGGCCAACCCGCGCATCCACTACCGCACCACGGGCCCCGAGATCTGGGCCGACACGGAAGGGAAGGTCGACGTCTTCGTCTCGGGGATCGGCACCGGCGGCACCATCACCGGCGCCGGCCGGTTCCTGCGCGAGCAGAAGCCCTCGATCCGCATCGTGGCCGTGGAGCCGAACGAGAGCCCGGTGCTCTCGGGCGGGGAGCCGTCGCCGCACAAGCAGGCCGGGATCGGCGCGGGGTTCGTCCCCGGCCTCCTCGACACCTCCATCTACGACGAGATCGTGCGGGTGACCAACGAGGACGCCATCGCCACGGCGCGGCGGCTGGCGCGCGAGGAGGCGATCTTCGCGGGGATCTCGTCGGGCTCCATCACCTGGGCGGCGCTCCAGGTGGCGTCGCGGCCGGAGATGGAGGGGAAGCTGATCGTCTCCGTGATCTGCGACTTCGGCGAGCGCTACCTGTCGAACCCCGTCTACACCGAGCTGGAGGACCCCGACTGGTCCGACGTGGAGGAGGCGCTGGCCGCCGAGCCGGTGCCCGCGTAA
- a CDS encoding DinB family protein translates to MTESARIADLLVAVYNGDPWYGPTAVDTLRGIEPGDAARRPLPEAHTVWEIVLHMTAWNREVLRRLRTGAARDPADGDWPPVPEPTEENWRYSVRMLGQSFRELVDAVRAFPPERLHEALGDARDRALGSGVSYYVMLHGIVQHNVAHTAQMSMLRKALPVD, encoded by the coding sequence ATGACCGAATCCGCCCGCATCGCCGACCTGCTCGTCGCGGTCTACAACGGCGACCCGTGGTACGGGCCGACGGCGGTGGACACCCTGCGCGGGATCGAGCCGGGGGACGCGGCGCGGCGGCCGCTGCCGGAGGCGCACACGGTGTGGGAGATCGTGCTGCACATGACGGCCTGGAACCGCGAGGTGCTCAGGCGGCTGCGCACCGGCGCCGCCCGCGACCCCGCCGACGGCGACTGGCCGCCGGTGCCGGAGCCCACGGAGGAGAACTGGCGCTACTCGGTGCGCATGCTGGGGCAGAGCTTCCGCGAGCTGGTGGACGCCGTGCGCGCCTTCCCGCCCGAGCGGCTGCACGAGGCGCTGGGTGACGCGCGCGACCGGGCGCTGGGCAGCGGCGTCAGCTACTACGTGATGCTCCACGGGATCGTGCAGCACAACGTGGCGCACACCGCGCAGATGTCGATGCTGCGCAAGGCCCTTCCGGTCGACTGA
- a CDS encoding Re/Si-specific NAD(P)(+) transhydrogenase subunit alpha codes for MPKETAPLERRVALVPEVVARLAKAGVEVVVEQGAGEGAFLSDDAFAQAGARVAGRTEAYAADVVARVQAPSAEDLPLLAAEHTLIGFLRPLDDPQGMARLAATGVTALAMELVPRTTRAQKMDALSAMATISGYRAVLLAAEALPKFFPLLTTAAGTIRPAKVLVLGAGVAGLQAIATARRLGAVVSAYDVRAAAAEQVESVGGRFVQLELDTTGAEGAGGYAAALDAERQRRQVELLVPHVGDSDVVISTALVPGIPAPLLVSEDAVRAMAPGSVIVDVAAPNGGNCALTRRGDVVEAGGVRIFGPLNLPAEMPVHASQMYARTVAAMITEFVKDGEFRRDFEDDIFRGACVAHGGEVTNERVRGMVEKVPA; via the coding sequence GTGCCGAAGGAGACCGCGCCGCTGGAGCGGCGCGTGGCGCTGGTGCCCGAGGTGGTCGCCCGGCTGGCCAAGGCGGGCGTCGAGGTGGTGGTGGAGCAGGGCGCCGGCGAGGGCGCGTTCCTCTCCGACGACGCGTTCGCACAGGCCGGTGCGCGCGTGGCCGGGCGCACCGAGGCGTACGCGGCCGACGTGGTGGCGCGCGTGCAGGCGCCCTCGGCCGAAGACCTCCCCCTGCTGGCCGCCGAGCACACCCTGATCGGCTTCCTGCGCCCGCTGGACGACCCCCAGGGGATGGCGCGGCTGGCCGCCACCGGCGTCACCGCGCTGGCGATGGAGCTGGTGCCGCGCACCACGCGCGCCCAGAAGATGGACGCACTCTCCGCCATGGCCACCATCTCCGGCTACCGCGCCGTGCTGCTCGCGGCCGAGGCGCTGCCGAAGTTCTTCCCCCTCCTCACCACCGCCGCCGGCACCATCCGCCCCGCGAAAGTGCTCGTCCTGGGCGCGGGGGTGGCCGGGCTGCAGGCCATCGCCACCGCGCGGCGGCTGGGGGCGGTGGTGAGCGCGTACGACGTGCGCGCCGCCGCGGCCGAGCAGGTGGAGTCGGTGGGCGGGAGGTTCGTGCAGCTGGAGCTGGACACCACGGGCGCGGAGGGCGCCGGGGGGTACGCCGCCGCGCTCGACGCCGAGCGGCAGCGCCGCCAAGTGGAGCTGCTGGTGCCGCACGTGGGCGACTCCGACGTGGTGATCAGCACCGCGCTGGTGCCGGGGATCCCCGCGCCGCTCCTGGTTTCCGAAGACGCCGTGCGGGCGATGGCGCCGGGCTCGGTGATCGTGGACGTGGCCGCGCCCAACGGGGGCAACTGCGCGCTCACCCGCCGCGGCGACGTGGTGGAGGCGGGCGGCGTGCGCATCTTCGGTCCGCTCAACCTCCCCGCCGAGATGCCCGTGCACGCCAGCCAGATGTACGCGCGCACCGTGGCCGCCATGATCACCGAGTTCGTCAAGGACGGCGAGTTCCGCCGGGACTTCGAGGACGACATCTTCCGCGGCGCCTGCGTGGCCCACGGCGGCGAGGTCACCAACGAGCGCGTCCGCGGCATGGTGGAGAAGGTGCCGGCGTGA
- a CDS encoding type II toxin-antitoxin system VapC family toxin, producing the protein MSGEAEVQPQDARPAVYIETSVISYLTADLSKDIVVLAHQKITKEWWERRSGFRLHTSALVIAEASRGDPRMVAQRLELLRPLPLLEVPVTVDSLARGLLDRGALPPKAKVDATHIAISAVNGMDYLLTWNCKHIANAAMRKRIEALCREAGFEPPIMCTPEELLGRD; encoded by the coding sequence GTGAGCGGGGAGGCCGAGGTACAGCCGCAGGACGCTCGTCCCGCGGTGTACATCGAGACGAGCGTCATCAGCTACCTGACGGCGGATCTCAGCAAGGACATCGTCGTCCTCGCGCACCAGAAGATCACGAAGGAGTGGTGGGAGCGCCGGTCGGGGTTTCGGCTCCACACATCGGCGCTCGTGATCGCGGAGGCTTCTCGCGGCGATCCGCGGATGGTGGCCCAGCGTCTTGAGCTGCTCAGGCCGCTTCCGCTCCTGGAAGTCCCCGTCACGGTGGACTCGCTCGCCCGCGGATTGTTGGACCGAGGGGCGCTGCCGCCGAAGGCGAAGGTGGATGCAACTCACATCGCCATCTCGGCCGTGAATGGAATGGATTATCTTCTGACCTGGAACTGCAAGCACATCGCGAACGCGGCGATGCGGAAGCGGATCGAGGCGCTCTGCCGGGAGGCGGGGTTCGAGCCCCCGATCATGTGTACGCCCGAAGAACTGCTTGGGAGGGACTGA
- a CDS encoding NAD(P) transhydrogenase subunit alpha: MAITFLFVFVLAAFVGYEVITRVPPLLHTPLMSATNAISAISLVGSLVLAGSDHGTLSTLFGFIAVTAATINVVGGFLITDRMLKMFRRGRPAADAKAVGPGGDGKRPEAGRS; the protein is encoded by the coding sequence ATGGCCATCACCTTCCTGTTCGTGTTCGTGCTGGCGGCGTTCGTCGGGTACGAGGTGATCACCCGCGTGCCGCCGCTCCTGCACACGCCGCTCATGTCGGCCACCAACGCCATCTCCGCCATCTCGCTGGTGGGCTCGCTGGTGCTGGCGGGGTCCGACCACGGCACGCTCAGCACCCTCTTCGGCTTCATCGCGGTGACGGCGGCCACCATCAACGTGGTGGGCGGCTTCCTGATCACCGACCGCATGCTGAAGATGTTCAGGCGCGGCCGCCCCGCGGCCGACGCGAAGGCGGTGGGCCCGGGGGGCGACGGCAAGCGGCCCGAGGCGGGGAGGAGCTGA